From Penaeus monodon isolate SGIC_2016 chromosome 42, NSTDA_Pmon_1, whole genome shotgun sequence, one genomic window encodes:
- the LOC119599341 gene encoding S-adenosylmethionine decarboxylase proenzyme-like gives MMNLDPEKMKWFYKEVCPTAAEATKKSGIDRLIPDVMIDDFQFDPCGYSMNGLMRSVPGGYMTIHITPEPEFSYVSFETNIPQKSYKDLISRVVSTFGPQQFVLTFFKSLVSKGC, from the exons ATGATGAACTTGGAcccagaaaaaatgaaatggttttaTAAAGAAGTTTGTCCTACAGCAGCTGAGGCCACAAAG AAATCGGGCATTGATCGTCTCATCCCAGATGTTATGATTGATGACTTTCAATTTGATCCATGTGGATATTCCATGAATGGACTGATGCGCAGTGTGCCG GGTGGATACATGACTATCCACATTACACCAGAGCCTGAGTTCTCATATGTGTCCTTTGAGACTAACATCCCACAGAAGTCATACAAGGATCTCATTTCTCGTGTTGTGTCTACATTTGGACCCCAGCAATTTGTCCTCACATTTTTCAAGAGTCTTGTAAGTAAAGGCTGTTAA